TAAGGCTCTTTAGGGACCACATCAAAGCTTACTGAGGAAAGATGCCCAGAATCTCCTATGGGCTGTGTCACTTCTGAAAGAACCCTGCAGAGTCATCAAGTGGCCCCTCACTGCTGGCCAGCAGCacaggagcagggcagggggacTGTTGGACCCTTCCTGCTGCcccaagaagggaaggaggaaggctgATTGTATGGGACATGCTCCCTTTTCCAGAGGCTTGCACTCTAAAGGCTGATTCTACCCCTTAAGAGGGAGATCCATGATTTGTTTGGTTTGGGAATGGGGAAGTTTTGGAACCCTGAGTCTGGATTTCCCTGTGCTGGCTGAGGAAGAGATTGTTTGGGGGACCAGGCCCCAGAAGGGGCTTCCAGGTGTGCCTGAGCTCAGGGCAGGCTTTGGCCTTGGCCACAGCAGCAGGACACTGCACTCTGGCCAGTCTGCACTCTTATGCCTGAGCGTGGGAAGCACTACACAGcctggcagagggaggcagaCCCATGACAGTGAAGGGAGCCCTAGACAATCTGAGTCAAGTTCAAAACAGAATCCCATGGGGGAGAACATGCTGGCCACCCATTCCCAGCTCCTCTCACTTGCCTCAAAGGAGCATACACCTTTCTTCCCCAGAGGAGAATCTGAGGGGTTCCTTTTACTGTGTGTCACTCCCTCCAAATACCAATCCCATTTATCTGTCTAGAAGGTGAGACTCGCCCAGCTTCTCAGGAAGGAGAGGGCACCCGGGGCAGTTCTCTCCCTTGTAGCAAAGGCTTTTCCCAACAAGCTCTGATGTGGCGCTGGCACAAGGAATGGTCACAAATGTCAGCACTGGCTTTCTTCCCTGCTCACTATCTCAGGCCTCCACTCCTGACTCTAGGCCTGTCAGAGGCTGGAACCAAGCCAACCCTCAGCATCACCTGACAGCAGGCGGCTCAACAGTTACAGGGGGACTGGCAACCTCTGGTCttccatccaaaaacaaaaaaatttaagacaaccaggggacatttttcttttttggaggcagagggaggatggaaaagggaggaaaaaaacaggaaagaaaaatcaatctacAATCCAGTGGTACATCCCAAATTTCTGTCACTCTGCATAGGTGGTTCCATGCCCCCATTCCAAAGTGCACAGGCCTCTGAGTCTGCCCAGGCTGTGTGGGCCTGTCAGAGGAACAACAGCttggcctctgcccaccccagTTCACTGAGCTTCAGTTTGAAGTGGCAGCAATGGGCTTATCCAGTTCAAGATCAATGCTGGAGCTTGTGGGATGCAGGCTGCTGTAGCAAGACTTGCACACTCGACTAGGTTCAAAGAGCTGCTGGCTTGGAACTGGAACCTTCTGGTTACAACAACTGGAGCAGAATACGTTCCCACAATTCCTTGGGATGAGAAGAAGACATAAAACAATGTTAGTTTTGGTAACGAGAATGGAGTGGGGAAACCAACTTCAGAAGACAGAACTTCACCGTACGTAATTTGGATGTGCTGGAGACTCCTCTAAGATCAAACTCTTTTATTTGTCTAGCCCAGAAACAAGCCAAGCAGGGAGGGGATCCCCACCTAGCATAGTCACACACCACTTTCACTTTAGGGCCAAGGACACTTGGCAACCTCACCACTATGGCTCAAGGTTACCAGGTGTACAGAAGGATGCTGCTCAAGAGATTTGTGAGAACAAATGGGCTGAGGGCAGAAGCAGCTGCTAGCTCAGTGGGTAAGTCCTGGCCCGGGAAAACCCAGTGGCCACAACCACCTGGGCAACAGCCTCCATATAGTTTGTGATCACAGAGGCCAGAGTTCAATGGAACTGCCTCCAAGCTCTTCAGATGAGAGAAACTACCCAGCCCAGCTGGGTAGTGAGAAGCCCTGCCCAAAGGGCCACTTCCCCAGAGGCTCAGAGGCAGCAACATGGAGAATAGACTGCTGCCATCTAGGACTGCTCTGCTGCCAGCATGCAAAGCCAGGAGACAAGCAACCAATGACACATGCTCAGGGTGAAAGGACAAGAGCACAgatgaacacacatgcacacacactccctTATTAGATAGGTGTCAGTCAATTATGGCTCATTCCCCAACCAGCACGCATCTCCAGGGAATACTAGAGCTCTATCTGAAGGTCTGACTGCACTCAGGCTCCAGGAGTCCCTCTTTTCCGCTTGAAAGCCCAGCTCTGATGCATCTGTGCAGCACAGCTCCGCACACCCAAACAGATGCTCTTCACAGCTAACAGGACAGGTAGCTGGCAAGGGATGGGTTTCTGCTCACCTTATAACCCGTCTGCTGGGTCCCAAAGTACAAATCAATCCCAACACACCCAAGAACGGGAGACTATAAGGAGCCTGACACAGCCCACCAAAGACTTGGGGAAAGCAGCTAAAGGGAAATCCTCCTTCTCAGCCAGCATCACTCACTACCTTTTCATTTATGCTCCTCAGAATGCAAACCCACTGCTGGATTAAGGACCACTTAGGCACAGAGGAGAGAATACGGAATACCCTTTGGGGACAAAAGAATACCACAAAAGGAAAAGGCCAGACACGGGGCAATGGAAAGACAGAGaagtaaaacaaacacacaaaacttCATCTACTAGAATGCAGTTAAGTACTTCCCAACTCTGTTTCTGAAAAGCATGAGTGGGCAACACGGAAAAATTACCTAAATCTATTTCTGATTGTCTACATTTATTTAACATACCTGTTAGAGTTGGCTCAAAAAGCATGACATGAATTTGATCGGTTAAGCTTTTCTATCTAACTTCTCTCAGGGGATCCTGACAGACCCTAAATGGATTCTTCCCTTCAAGTGTCCCATGCTAAAACAGTGCTTGGGAAAGACCACCTCTGTTCAGTCtggtctctttaaaaaaaaaaataggagtggTGATGCCGTTTGATTTGGAAGTCACTAGCATCATTCTGGCATGACTGACCCAAAAGAAACAGCTCCAAAAACCCAATTGGCTACTCCACAAGCCCAGCCCCTGCTGAAGCACTGCTTCTCATTACAAGCAAGATGGCTCAGCTGAGCTGTGAGGTCGGAGGGGAGTACACGGCTGCAGTGTGACTCAGCCCTAATGGTCTCCTCAGTCAGCTGCTTTGATTTCCCTGCAAgcccacctgcctgcctgcctgcctgccctctcaGCCCCAGGCTTCATCCCAATGAGTGCAGAGAGGGGAAACGGCAGAGTTAGTGTGGACAAGTTATTGTAGATGTGTGGACGTCACAGACAGGTTGTTGCAAATGCTCACCACGTTTGATCAACACGGTCAGTGTCCCTGcaaggaggggagaaagagctCAGAGGAGAAGCCAAACAAAGACATCTGGGCTTGGGGTGCAGGGTGGGGAGATACACAGTCCTACAAGCATCATTACTAGACAAAGAGGTGGTTTCATTTTCAATCTGGATTCACTAGTGTGGGCGAGCTGTGTCATGATTCAGATAAACTGCCTATCCCAAGAACACTGAACATCCTCCAGATAGTCATCACCCCAGCTGGGACAAAGCATCCCTAGCAACTCACTGCACCaactgagaaggaagaaagaagtcagGAGCCTACTCAGCTGTCCCTTCTAGTATCCCCAGCTATGTCTGCTCACCACTGGCACAACGAAAACAAGTTTGGGGTCAGGGAGCGGGCGTAAGAAGTAGGAAAATGAAGTTCCCTGCCCACAGCAGGAAAACTATTTTTGCTCATAGCAGCATGCTGAAATGGGAAGAAATCTTATTCTAGTAATAAGAAATGGCAGTTTGGGCGGTGGACCAATCCtggaagtaaaataaataaaaagggacaTCATTTGTACATTTCAAAATTTAGTCATGATCACTCTGAATTGGAAGAAAGACACCAAATGCAGTTCTGCAACCACCAATTATAGAGGCACAAAAGATGAGCCGGGGTCCTGTAAACCTGGGGTCTGTCTCAGCCAGAACACTGCCAGCCCAAGGCCTGCATCTCTCCATCTGCAGGCTCCAGGGGCCAGTCTCAGCCTCCACATCCCTGTCCACCCCACCACACACCCCAGTGGCACCTGCAGTGGTGCTTCCTGCTGGCAAGCCAGAAGGTGCTGTCGCACGCATAGCAGTGGGCCGCCAGGTGGTCAGGGAGCCAACGGGTCATCTGTAAAACATACAGGGCCAGGTTAGTGACAGGAGATGGGCCATCCAGCTGGAGCCAGCAGAGCCATGCTGGGGGCAGCAAGAGTCACAAGGACCACATTGGCTCTGGTGGCACCAGCCCAGGTCAGATGTCAGTAGTACAAGAAAGGCGTCCAAATCGTTTCCCTGGAAGGGACTCGAAACTCCCCTGAGATAAAGTGGCAGGCAGCAGCACCCTGTGTGGCTGAGAGCTGGCAAGGCTCCAGTTCATAGaggcaaagaggagagagggCCAGTTTGCTGAGTCTCCCTGGCACAGAAATTCTAGGCTCGATGGGGTTTCACAGGCGCTGAGATTCACAGAAGCTCAAGGCTACGTGTGCTATGAGGTCACTCCTTAGCCAAGGGCATGGGGAaaggatggggaggagaagaacTGCAAAAGAGTTTCATGGGTGGCACTCAGAACAGGGGCTGAGCCTGTACCTCTGTGTCCTGTTTATCCACCTGCTCCCAGCTGGCTTCAGAGAAAATCTCTGTGCTGCAGCGAGACAAACAGTTCTGATCCAGATTGCTTTCCGAGTCAGGGATTGAAGTCTGTTGGCAAACAAACACAGCTGAACAGAATGAACCTGGTCTCctcccagaagaagaaaggggcTTGGTAAGGAAGGGAGCACTGGGGACATGGGGTGGGCCTGGGTGTTAGGGCTGCCAAATCTGTAGGTGCATCAGCCATCAAGAAGTGGGTTGAGCAGGTGCAGAGACAGGGCTGAGCTCAGCTGGAAGAGAGATACACAGGTCTAAGGCTGCGAGCAGTGACTCTGGAGTGCAGACAGGCTCTGGGTTCTAGAAAGTGAGTGGGGCAGAAGAGACCAGAATGGAGTGGGAACTGAGTGTCAGCTGCTCCAAAGAGCCTGTCAACCCAACCCTGCCACTTACATGTGTGTATTGAAACTGAGTGCTTTGGGCATGTCCTCCTCTCTCTAAAGGACTtttcaggaaaatgagaaacCATCATCACTAGGAAGTTAGTTTGAACTGAAAGTCATTGGATGAGCCCGCCTTTAATGTACACTGACTGCTTTTAGAGCCAGGCTCACACCTGAACTTGAACACATCAAGTCAGACCCACCCAGTGAGAACGCCTCCTTGAGAATCTCCCCTCAGGTACCTGCAGTTCCAGTCACCAGGCCCCATTACAGTGCCAACTCCTCGACAGTACTAGAAACCAACCCCTTCTCCCCATTTCTACTGCCATCACTTGCCACAGGGTGGGTATGAATACCTgctaaaaaaagaactaaacctTCACAGTTACAGCCCATGTTTGGGGAGGCTAACAGTTACTAGCTACTGGGGTAGGACAGGCACTATGATTTGACAGGAATATTTCACACTGCCTTACAAATATTCGGCCCAGTTGTTCAAGCCCTTCTTAAGATACATAATCCTCTCTCCAAAGAGATTTGACCAACCACGTAGTGAGTGCTAACTCTCTTCCTTGTTCTAACTGCCGAAACAGGACACCTGCGGAAAATACgcaaggcagaaaagaaagaggcagacggCCATTCATATGcccttctccagcctctctcaAGAGGGCTACTCTGGACCTTTCCAATTCTTTTAGAAATCTCTACCAATCATCATGCAGTAGGCACAAAGGGTGCCCAGCCTCAGTGTGCCCTGACTCCTTGGACAGTTGTGGAGGCACCATGATGTACTCACTACTTCATCCCCAAAGTCCCCATTGAAGTGCAGGGAGCTGGTCAGGTACTGGCTCTCCAGGCGACTCCTTAGCTCCTGGACTTGTTTCTTCAAGGTCTCCACTTCCTGCTGATGACCTGACTCAATCTGACGCAGGCGCTGTTGGATAGTGTCCGTGTACACAGGCATGCCATCATCATCCAAGTGGCTGCGAGAAGGCTGGTCAGGGCTGCCAGTTGCAGACGGCCTCCCCGAGTGGCTGTGCAGCCACTTGTGCAAGTTCCTTGAGTGTAAGTGGGCAGAGCTGCAGCTTGTGACAGACAGCTGGCGACTCAGTGAGTCCTTGCTCCTACCAGCCTCCCCATTGGCGCAGTGCCCATTGGGGGTGGGGTACTTCTGGAGGGTGCTAAGCCCTAGGGGCTGCTGCTCTGAGGCCTTATTTTCAGTCTCTGGGGCACCATTGCACACGAGCCCCTCTTTACATTCGGCTAAAGGCAAGGCACAAGGAGAATGCATTGGGCTGTGGATGCTGTCAGGGGAAGTCCTATGCACCAAAGATCCCACTTGAGGCCTCTCAGTCAGGCTCCTCTCCAAAGGCCTGGGCTCCAAGGCTTGAGGAAGCATGTCCTTGCCACTGAACCTGCCACTGTTTACCAGGCAAGGTCTAAGATGGCCTTGGAGCTCACTTTCTGACTTCACTTTATCTTCCATTAACATGTCCATGGAGCTGTCTGTGTTTGATCCTCTGGCCTCAAATGGGACTTGGGAGGGCAGCAGAGAACTTGACTGTGAGGTGCCATAGCCAGCTTGTGCATCTACTGGGATTGGAAGAACTGCTTCCTCCCTGTCCTCTGCGACAGCTCCTGTGTGAGGCTGTTCTACAGGGACCTCTTGGGCATCCTCTCCCCTGAGAGGCTCCTGGAGAGAACTGGGGAGAACAGGATGACTCCTCAGAGCAGCAGCATCCAGTTCCGGGATTTGATGAAGTACAATGGCAGAGCCCTCAGGGATCTTCCCCCTGTTCTCCTTTTCTAAGAGCACCTCCTCTTTGACCTGCATCTCAATGCTCCCCCTGTGGGCAGGCTCCTCTACCCCActctcctctttggtggcctctTGCAAAATGTTCTCCATCTGCCCCTCGGCCACTCCAGCTGCAACAGACAGCTCGGCGCCACCCAGCACTTTGGTTGGCTTCCCCAGGCTGTCAGGATCAAGAGGTTCCTCTCCAGGACCAGCCAGGCTGCTCAGTTCTAGTGAGCGCCGGTGCTCCTGCCACTTCTCGTTAAGGCTTGGGTCACTGCTGCGCCGGCTGGCTAGAGGCACTGTGTTGTCGCAGGCTGTGGTCAGATTGTCAAATGATCTAGTCTTTGGTAGCCTACAAACAAGAAGTTTGGGGGAAATGAGAATCTGAAGCTGTTCGGAGGGAAGTAGGAGACAAGAGGTTTTAACAGGCAGTTGTTTCATAATTGGGTCTTTCATCACTACTCAAGAAGCTACGGCATCTCTGAAATGAGGCTCAGACTGCTGGAAAGGCAAAGCTCCGAACGAGTCCTCCTTCTAGTCGGCAAATTTCCTCTGGTCCCACCCCTACCAAATGCCTGATACATACCAGTAAGCTAACagcaaatgctattttaaaaagatgttcttCATGGTACTGCTGTGTTTCTCAACTAGCAGCAAAGGAAAATAGCATTGTTGATTTTCTGctattacaatattttaaattaatttattatttatcagtctGAATTCAGTAAAGCTAATTCACAGGTTTAAAGCCAAACTTTCTATCATCTGACAGCATCTGCCTTTCAAGCCCAAGAAGACAAATCatggcagggaggcaggagcacAGAGTAGTGACTGAGATTCAAGCCAGAGGGTCACAAGGAACCCAGAGGATTTGCTCCATCACTGCTTGGTACATGCAGCAGAGCGATGTAGTGACAAGGCCCAACACCCTTCAGGAAACGAGGCTCTTATGGCCTCATAGCCCAGAACCATTATACCTTCCCTGAGAAAACTTTAGAGATCTAAGAAAGATGTGGGGAGCCAGACAATGTCATGATCTCTGACCCTCCCTGGCCACGTTCCAACACAGGAATAACCCACACAGAAAAGGCCCCTTAGCATCAACCCTGGGCTCACCGGCTCAGGGGTGGATCATCAGGGCTGGTGCCAGGTGCTGGGTATGGTGCACAGCTGTCGTCCACAGGGGTGGACGGGGAAGGGCAGGGCAGATACACTGCACTCCACAGCATTAGATTGCGCACGTGGCACACAGGGTACAGCACCTGAGGAGAGAGCAGTGGACACAGGTTTAAACAAGTCCCAACAAGCTTTTAGAAATGAGGGTCAGGAAC
This genomic stretch from Equus przewalskii isolate Varuska chromosome 7, EquPr2, whole genome shotgun sequence harbors:
- the MTMR3 gene encoding phosphatidylinositol-3,5-bisphosphate 3-phosphatase MTMR3 isoform X12; the protein is MDEETRHSLECIQANQIFPRKQLIREDENLQVPFLELHGESTEYVGRAEDAIIALSNYRLHIKFKESLVNVPLQLIESVECRDIFQLHLTCKDCKVIRCQFSTFEQCQEWLKRLNNAIRPPAKIEDLFSFAYHAWCMEVYASEKEQHGDLCRPGEHVTSRFKNEVERMGFDMNNAWRISNINEKYKLCGSYPQELIVPAWITDKELESVASFRSWKRIPAVVYRHQSNGAVIARCGQPEVSWWGWRNADDEHLVQSVAKACASDSRSGGSKLSTRNSPRDFPNPGDLSDVDFDSSLSNTSGAESLAIQPQKLLILDARSYAAAVANRAKGGGCECPEYYPNCEVVFMGMANIHSIRRSFQSLRLLCTQMPDPGNWLSALESTKWLHHLSVLLKSALLVVHAVDRDQRPVLAHCSDGWDRTPQIVALAKLLLDPYYRTIEGFQVLVEMEWLDFGHKFADRCGHGENSDDLNERCPVFLQWLDCVHQLQRQFPCSFEFNEAFLVKLVQHTYSCLFGTFLCNNAKERGEKHTQERTCSVWSLLRAGNKAFKNLLYSSQSEAVLYPVCHVRNLMLWSAVYLPCPSPSTPVDDSCAPYPAPGTSPDDPPLSRLPKTRSFDNLTTACDNTVPLASRRSSDPSLNEKWQEHRRSLELSSLAGPGEEPLDPDSLGKPTKVLGGAELSVAAGVAEGQMENILQEATKEESGVEEPAHRGSIEMQVKEEVLLEKENRGKIPEGSAIVLHQIPELDAAALRSHPVLPSSLQEPLRGEDAQEVPVEQPHTGAVAEDREEAVLPIPVDAQAGYGTSQSSSLLPSQVPFEARGSNTDSSMDMLMEDKVKSESELQGHLRPCLVNSGRFSGKDMLPQALEPRPLERSLTERPQVGSLVHRTSPDSIHSPMHSPCALPLAECKEGLVCNGAPETENKASEQQPLGLSTLQKYPTPNGHCANGEAGRSKDSLSRQLSVTSCSSAHLHSRNLHKWLHSHSGRPSATGSPDQPSRSHLDDDGMPVYTDTIQQRLRQIESGHQQEVETLKKQVQELRSRLESQYLTSSLHFNGDFGDEVMTRWLPDHLAAHCYACDSTFWLASRKHHCRDTDRVDQTWNCGNVFCSSCCNQKVPVPSQQLFEPSRVCKSCYSSLHPTSSSIDLELDKPIAATSN
- the MTMR3 gene encoding phosphatidylinositol-3,5-bisphosphate 3-phosphatase MTMR3 isoform X13, which gives rise to MDEETRHSLECIQANQIFPRKQLIREDENLQVPFLELHGESTEYVGRAEDAIIALSNYRLHIKFKESLVNTASQSTASEIPVPLQLIESVECRDIFQLHLTCKDCKVIRCQFSTFEQCQEWLKRLNNAIRPPAKIEDLFSFAYHAWCMEVYASEKEQHGDLCRPGEHVTSRFKNEVERMGFDMNNAWRISNINEKYKLCGSYPQELIVPAWITDKELESVASFRSWKRIPAVVYRHQSNGAVIARCGQPEVSWWGWRNADDEHLVQSVAKACASDSRSGGSKLSTRNSPRDFPNPGDLSDVDFGAESLAIQPQKLLILDARSYAAAVANRAKGGGCECPEYYPNCEVVFMGMANIHSIRRSFQSLRLLCTQMPDPGNWLSALESTKWLHHLSVLLKSALLVVHAVDRDQRPVLAHCSDGWDRTPQIVALAKLLLDPYYRTIEGFQVLVEMEWLDFGHKFADRCGHGENSDDLNERCPVFLQWLDCVHQLQRQFPCSFEFNEAFLVKLVQHTYSCLFGTFLCNNAKERGEKHTQERTCSVWSLLRAGNKAFKNLLYSSQSEAVLYPVCHVRNLMLWSAVYLPCPSPSTPVDDSCAPYPAPGTSPDDPPLSRLPKTRSFDNLTTACDNTVPLASRRSSDPSLNEKWQEHRRSLELSSLAGPGEEPLDPDSLGKPTKVLGGAELSVAAGVAEGQMENILQEATKEESGVEEPAHRGSIEMQVKEEVLLEKENRGKIPEGSAIVLHQIPELDAAALRSHPVLPSSLQEPLRGEDAQEVPVEQPHTGAVAEDREEAVLPIPVDAQAGYGTSQSSSLLPSQVPFEARGSNTDSSMDMLMEDKVKSESELQGHLRPCLVNSGRFSGKDMLPQALEPRPLERSLTERPQVGSLVHRTSPDSIHSPMHSPCALPLAECKEGLVCNGAPETENKASEQQPLGLSTLQKYPTPNGHCANGEAGRSKDSLSRQLSVTSCSSAHLHSRNLHKWLHSHSGRPSATGSPDQPSRSHLDDDGMPVYTDTIQQRLRQIESGHQQEVETLKKQVQELRSRLESQYLTSSLHFNGDFGDEVMTRWLPDHLAAHCYACDSTFWLASRKHHCRNCGNVFCSSCCNQKVPVPSQQLFEPSRVCKSCYSSLHPTSSSIDLELDKPIAATSN
- the MTMR3 gene encoding phosphatidylinositol-3,5-bisphosphate 3-phosphatase MTMR3 isoform X10, with amino-acid sequence MDEETRHSLECIQANQIFPRKQLIREDENLQVPFLELHGESTEYVGRAEDAIIALSNYRLHIKFKESLVNTASQSTASEIPVPLQLIESVECRDIFQLHLTCKDCKVIRCQFSTFEQCQEWLKRLNNAIRPPAKIEDLFSFAYHAWCMEVYASEKEQHGDLCRPGEHVTSRFKNEVERMGFDMNNAWRISNINEKYKLCGSYPQELIVPAWITDKELESVASFRSWKRIPAVVYRHQSNGAVIARCGQPEVSWWGWRNADDEHLVQSVAKACASDSRSGGSKLSTRNSPRDFPNPGDLSDVDFGAESLAIQPQKLLILDARSYAAAVANRAKGGGCECPEYYPNCEVVFMGMANIHSIRRSFQSLRLLCTQMPDPGNWLSALESTKWLHHLSVLLKSALLVVHAVDRDQRPVLAHCSDGWDRTPQIVALAKLLLDPYYRTIEGFQVLVEMEWLDFGHKFADRCGHGENSDDLNERCPVFLQWLDCVHQLQRQFPCSFEFNEAFLVKLVQHTYSCLFGTFLCNNAKERGEKHTQERTCSVWSLLRAGNKAFKNLLYSSQSEAVLYPVCHVRNLMLWSAVYLPCPSPSTPVDDSCAPYPAPGTSPDDPPLSRLPKTRSFDNLTTACDNTVPLASRRSSDPSLNEKWQEHRRSLELSSLAGPGEEPLDPDSLGKPTKVLGGAELSVAAGVAEGQMENILQEATKEESGVEEPAHRGSIEMQVKEEVLLEKENRGKIPEGSAIVLHQIPELDAAALRSHPVLPSSLQEPLRGEDAQEVPVEQPHTGAVAEDREEAVLPIPVDAQAGYGTSQSSSLLPSQVPFEARGSNTDSSMDMLMEDKVKSESELQGHLRPCLVNSGRFSGKDMLPQALEPRPLERSLTERPQVGSLVHRTSPDSIHSPMHSPCALPLAECKEGLVCNGAPETENKASEQQPLGLSTLQKYPTPNGHCANGEAGRSKDSLSRQLSVTSCSSAHLHSRNLHKWLHSHSGRPSATGSPDQPSRSHLDDDGMPVYTDTIQQRLRQIESGHQQEVETLKKQVQELRSRLESQYLTSSLHFNGDFGDEVMTRWLPDHLAAHCYACDSTFWLASRKHHCRDTDRVDQTWNCGNVFCSSCCNQKVPVPSQQLFEPSRVCKSCYSSLHPTSSSIDLELDKPIAATSN
- the MTMR3 gene encoding phosphatidylinositol-3,5-bisphosphate 3-phosphatase MTMR3 isoform X14 yields the protein MDEETRHSLECIQANQIFPRKQLIREDENLQVPFLELHGESTEYVGRAEDAIIALSNYRLHIKFKESLVNVPLQLIESVECRDIFQLHLTCKDCKVIRCQFSTFEQCQEWLKRLNNAIRPPAKIEDLFSFAYHAWCMEVYASEKEQHGDLCRPGEHVTSRFKNEVERMGFDMNNAWRISNINEKYKLCGSYPQELIVPAWITDKELESVASFRSWKRIPAVVYRHQSNGAVIARCGQPEVSWWGWRNADDEHLVQSVAKACASDSRSGGSKLSTRNSPRDFPNPGDLSDVDFGAESLAIQPQKLLILDARSYAAAVANRAKGGGCECPEYYPNCEVVFMGMANIHSIRRSFQSLRLLCTQMPDPGNWLSALESTKWLHHLSVLLKSALLVVHAVDRDQRPVLAHCSDGWDRTPQIVALAKLLLDPYYRTIEGFQVLVEMEWLDFGHKFADRCGHGENSDDLNERCPVFLQWLDCVHQLQRQFPCSFEFNEAFLVKLVQHTYSCLFGTFLCNNAKERGEKHTQERTCSVWSLLRAGNKAFKNLLYSSQSEAVLYPVCHVRNLMLWSAVYLPCPSPSTPVDDSCAPYPAPGTSPDDPPLSRLPKTRSFDNLTTACDNTVPLASRRSSDPSLNEKWQEHRRSLELSSLAGPGEEPLDPDSLGKPTKVLGGAELSVAAGVAEGQMENILQEATKEESGVEEPAHRGSIEMQVKEEVLLEKENRGKIPEGSAIVLHQIPELDAAALRSHPVLPSSLQEPLRGEDAQEVPVEQPHTGAVAEDREEAVLPIPVDAQAGYGTSQSSSLLPSQVPFEARGSNTDSSMDMLMEDKVKSESELQGHLRPCLVNSGRFSGKDMLPQALEPRPLERSLTERPQVGSLVHRTSPDSIHSPMHSPCALPLAECKEGLVCNGAPETENKASEQQPLGLSTLQKYPTPNGHCANGEAGRSKDSLSRQLSVTSCSSAHLHSRNLHKWLHSHSGRPSATGSPDQPSRSHLDDDGMPVYTDTIQQRLRQIESGHQQEVETLKKQVQELRSRLESQYLTSSLHFNGDFGDEVMTRWLPDHLAAHCYACDSTFWLASRKHHCRDTDRVDQTWNCGNVFCSSCCNQKVPVPSQQLFEPSRVCKSCYSSLHPTSSSIDLELDKPIAATSN
- the MTMR3 gene encoding phosphatidylinositol-3,5-bisphosphate 3-phosphatase MTMR3 isoform X6, whose amino-acid sequence is MDEETRHSLECIQANQIFPRKQLIREDENLQVPFLELHGESTEYVGRAEDAIIALSNYRLHIKFKESLVNVPLQLIESVECRDIFQLHLTCKDCKVIRCQFSTFEQCQEWLKRLNNAIRPPAKIEDLFSFAYHAWCMEVYASEKEQHGDLCRPGEHVTSRFKNEVERMGFDMNNAWRISNINEKYKLCGSYPQELIVPAWITDKELESVASFRSWKRIPAVVYRHQSNGAVIARCGQPEVSWWGWRNADDEHLVQSVAKACASDSRSGGSKLSTRNSPRDFPNPGDLSDVDFGAESLAIQPQKLLILDARSYAAAVANRAKGGGCECPEYYPNCEVVFMGMANIHSIRRSFQSLRLLCTQMPDPGNWLSALESTKWLHHLSVLLKSALLVVHAVDRDQRPVLAHCSDGWDRTPQIVALAKLLLDPYYRTIEGFQVLVEMEWLDFGHKFADRCGHGENSDDLNERCPVFLQWLDCVHQLQRQFPCSFEFNEAFLVKLVQHTYSCLFGTFLCNNAKERGEKHTQERTCSVWSLLRAGNKAFKNLLYSSQSEAVLYPVCHVRNLMLWSAVYLPCPSPSTPVDDSCAPYPAPGTSPDDPPLSRLPKTRSFDNLTTACDNTVPLASRRSSDPSLNEKWQEHRRSLELSSLAGPGEEPLDPDSLGKPTKVLGGAELSVAAGVAEGQMENILQEATKEESGVEEPAHRGSIEMQVKEEVLLEKENRGKIPEGSAIVLHQIPELDAAALRSHPVLPSSLQEPLRGEDAQEVPVEQPHTGAVAEDREEAVLPIPVDAQAGYGTSQSSSLLPSQVPFEARGSNTDSSMDMLMEDKVKSESELQGHLRPCLVNSGRFSGKDMLPQALEPRPLERSLTERPQVGSLVHRTSPDSIHSPMHSPCALPLAECKEGLVCNGAPETENKASEQQPLGLSTLQKYPTPNGHCANGEAGRSKDSLSRQLSVTSCSSAHLHSRNLHKWLHSHSGRPSATGSPDQPSRSHLDDDGMPVYTDTIQQRLRQIESGHQQEVETLKKQVQELRSRLESQYLTSSLHFNGDFGDEVTSIPDSESNLDQNCLSRCSTEIFSEASWEQVDKQDTEMTRWLPDHLAAHCYACDSTFWLASRKHHCRDTDRVDQTWNCGNVFCSSCCNQKVPVPSQQLFEPSRVCKSCYSSLHPTSSSIDLELDKPIAATSN